Proteins encoded in a region of the Osmerus mordax isolate fOsmMor3 chromosome 17, fOsmMor3.pri, whole genome shotgun sequence genome:
- the orc5 gene encoding origin recognition complex subunit 5 has protein sequence MSAQPQHPWYSEEKLQSVSEKLRCRETQAGTVLSLMGEPYQLCYPSIFIYGHRATGKSHVMHTLMKELELPHATVSCVECVTVGLLFEQVLHSLFGSEASPLLPRTPSLSDFVRIYRQLCSQSPAKQTRYIVLERAELLRNMEVNLLPALLRLQELVEDNVTVILLSEIVWDKFRPSTGCFEPLLIHFTDYTKAELQHILDQESHPSYSPELYSAFINILLGVFYCVCRDLRELRHLAALNFSKYCEPLEEGNVKESETHKLWRNIEPHLKKAMQTVYLREVSSVQWEQQQQMEEKEAGAMRGLSAHGHVELPYYSKFLLIAAYLASFNPARTDKRFFLKHHGKIKKTNFLKKHEKTSNHLLGPKPFPLDRLLAIFYSVVDSRVAPSASIFSQISSLVTLQLLTLVGHDDQLDSPKYKCGVSLDFIRAISRTVNFDIVKYLYDFL, from the exons ATGTCAGCGCAACCTCAGCACCCGTGGTACTCGGAAGAAAAGCTTCAATCAGTGTCGGAGAAGCTGCGGTGTAGAGAGACCCAGGCCGGCACGGTGCTTTCGCTCATGGGagag CCGTATCAGTTGTGCTACCCTTCCATCTTTATCTATGGCCATCGGGCCACAGGGAAAAGTCATGTGATGCACACTTTGATGAAGGAACTTGAG ctaCCCCATGCCACAGTGagctgtgtggagtgtgtgaccGTGGGGCTGCTGTTTGAGCAGGTGCTGCACTCCCTGTTTGGTTCAGAAGCCTCTCCCCTACTCCCACGCACTCCCTCCTTGTCTGACTTTGTACGCATCTACAGGCAGCTGTGTTCCCAGTCCCCTGCCAAACAGACACGATACATT GTACTGGAGCGAGCAGAGCTTCTTAGGAACATGGAAGTGAACCTTCTCCCTGCTCTTCTGCGGCTCCAGGAACTG GTTGAAGACAACGTGacagtaatcctgctcagtgaAATAGTCTGGGACAAGTTCCGACCCAGCACAGGCTGCTTTGAGCCCCTCTTGATCCACTTCACTGATTACACTAAAG CGGAGCTGCAGCACATCCTGGATCAGGAGAGCCATCCATcctattcccctgagctgtactcTGCCTTCATCAACATCCTGCTGGGGGTCTTCTACTGTGTCTGCAGGGACCTGAGAGAGCTCCGCCACCTG GCTGCCCTCAACTTCTCAAAGTACTGTGAACCTTTGGAGGAAGGCAACG TGAAGGAGAGCGAGACCCACAAGCTCTGGAGGAACATCGAGCCTCACCTGAAGAAAGCCATGCAGACTGTGTACCTCCGAGAAgtgtccag TGTTCAATGGgagcagcagcaacagatggaggagaaggaggctggaGCCATGAGAG GTCTGTCAGCTCATGGTCATGTAGAGCTGCCGTACTACTCTAAGTTCCTGCTGATTGCTGCGTATCTGGCCTCATTCAACCCTGCCCGCACAGACAAGCGCTTCTTCCTGAAG CATCATGGTAAAATTAAGAAAACCAACTTTTTGAAGAAGCATGAAAAG actagTAACCACCTGCTGGGGCCCAAGCCCTTCCCCCTGGACAGACTGCTGGCTATATTCTACAGTGTGGTGGACAGCAGAGTGGCCCCCTCTGCCAGCATCTTCTCCCAG ATCTCCTCCCTGGTTACTTTGCAGCTGTTGACTCTGGTGGGCCACGATGACCAGCTAGACTCCCCAAAGTATAAATGTGGCGTGTCTCTGGACTTCATCCGGGCCatatctag GACCGTGAACTTTGACATTGTGAAGTACCTGTATGACTTCCTTTAA